A window from Triticum aestivum cultivar Chinese Spring chromosome 6D, IWGSC CS RefSeq v2.1, whole genome shotgun sequence encodes these proteins:
- the LOC123145130 gene encoding probable dolichyl pyrophosphate Glc1Man9GlcNAc2 alpha-1,3-glucosyltransferase: MAATSSPSTAAAAMWAFAAAACVKLLLVPTYRSTDFDVHRYWLALTHALPARQWYTDASSEWTLDYPPFFAYFSRLLSLPAPFVDASLVDIPVPAAPPSSAYILYLRLTVAFSDLLLLASILLLARDARRRQRPFLALLLVLWSPALLIVDHIHFQYNGFLMGLLLLSLHFLEQGKDLAGGVVFAALLCSKHLFLVAAPVYFVYLFRHYCCGRGLARGLGRLVLMGAGVVAVFAMAFAPFVYYGQMQQLLSRLFPFGRGLFHAYWAPNFWVFYIVLDKILAFLLRRLGFSIEIPEASFTRGLVGDSSPFSVLPKVTPITTFLLVILAMTPCLVKAFANPQSKHIIRWVAYACSCGFMFGWHVHEKASLHFTIPLALIAMDSLDDVRHYFLLSIVSCYSLFPLLFEDQEYPIKVLLLLTYGALMWVGFSSHFAANPAPGGEKLDASDNIVEKKLTGWISLGYLLGMFAIEFWSRLFHHHVYGDRLPFLPLMIVSVYCGIGMMYSWIWQLSWIIRHT, from the exons ATGGCCGCCACCAGCTCgccgtcgacggcggcggcggcgatgtgggccttcgccgccgccgcttgcGTCAAGCTTCTGCTCGTCCCCACCTACCGCTCCACCGATTTCGACGTCCACCGCTACTGGCTCGCCCTCACCCACGCCCTCCCCGCCCGGCAGTGGTACACCGACGCCTCCTCCGAGTGGACGCTCGACTACCCACCCTTCTTCGCCTACTTCtcccgcctcctctctctccccgcgccCTTCGTCGACGCCTCCCTCGTCGACATCCCGGTCCCTGCCGCGCCGCCCTCCTCAGCCTACATCCTCTACCTCCGCCTCACAGTCGCCTTCtcggacctcctcctcctcgcatcCATCCTCCTCCTGGCGAGGGACGCTCGCCGGAGGCAGCGTCCGTTCCTCGCTCTCTTGCTCGTCCTGTGGTCACCGGCGCTGCTCATCGTGGACCACATTCACTTTCAGTACAACGGGTTCCTGATGGGGCTGCTGTTGCTTTCCCTGCATTTTCTAGAGCAGgggaaggatcttgccgggggagttgTGTTTGCAGCATTGCTGTGCTCGAAGCACCTGTTTCTCGTGGCTGCGCCGGTCTATTTCGTGTACTTGTTCCGGCATTATTGCTGTGGCCGGGGTCTAgcgaggggcctcgggaggctggTTCTCATGGGTGCTGGCGTGGTTGCTGTTTTTGCCATGGCATTTGCGCCCTTCGTGTACTATGGGCAG ATGCAACAACTCTTAAGCCGATTGTTTCCTTTTGGTCGGGGCCTATTTCATGCTTACTGGGCTCCAAACTTTTGGGTATTCTATATAGTACTTGACAAGATCCTTGCATTTCTTCTTAGAAGACTAGGATTCAGTATCGAGATACCTGAAGCATCATTTACCAGGGGGCTTGTTGGTGATTCATCTCCTTTTTCTGTTCTTCCAAAG GTCACCCCAATAACTACCTTCTTATTGGTTATACTTGCTATGACTCCTTGTCTTGTCAAAGCATTCGCTAACCCCCAATCAAAACACATAATTAGATGGGTGGCATATGCTTGTTCATGTGGGTTTATGTTTGGATGGCATGTACATGAGAAGGCATCACTTCATTTCACTATCCCTCTTGCCCTAATTGCCATGGATAGCTTGGACGACGTCAGGCATTACTTCTTATTGTCAATAG TTTCATGCTACTCTCTGTTCCCATTGTTGTTTGAGGACCAAGAATACCCAATAAAAGTGCTGCTGCTGTTGACCTACGGTGCTCTCATGTGGGTAGGTTTTTCATCCCATTTCGCTGCAAACCCTGCTCCGGGAGGGGAGAAATTAGATGCATCAGACAACATAGTCGAGAAAAAACTCACTGGATGGATCAGTTTGGGCTATCTTCTAGGAATGTTTGCTATAGAATTCTGGTCTCGACTATTCCATCACCATGTATATGGGGATAGACTTCCGTTCCTACCTCTCATGATAGTTTCAGTGTACTGTGGCATCGGAATGATGTACTCATGGATATGGCAACTATCTTGGATTATCAGGCACACTTGA